From a region of the Myxococcus fulvus genome:
- a CDS encoding pirin family protein, which produces MPWPTPDPFLFCVHHVDAYPKGNEQLGPTASLAGRQLGQDFEGRDGWNMYHGTVVPGFPQHPHRGFETVTIVRSGLLDHSDSLGAAARFGGGDVQWLTAGSGVLHSEMFPLLKKDAPNPVELFQIWLNLPSADKLVAPHFSMLWDHAIPRHVAKDEAGRTTEVTVVAGTLGDAKPPSPPPKSWAARADSDVAIWTVKLSPGARWTLPAAQRGSNRFVYFFKGSALKVGGRDVPARHVLQLRPDADALLENGPDETELLMLQGRPINEPVVQHGPFVMNSRQEIVQAFNDYQRTQFGGWPWKSDDPVHAREEGRFARHADGRLERPA; this is translated from the coding sequence ATGCCCTGGCCCACGCCGGACCCGTTCCTGTTCTGCGTCCACCACGTCGACGCCTACCCGAAGGGCAACGAGCAGCTGGGGCCCACCGCGTCGCTGGCGGGCCGGCAGCTGGGCCAGGACTTCGAGGGCCGCGACGGCTGGAACATGTACCACGGCACCGTGGTGCCGGGCTTCCCGCAGCATCCGCACCGGGGCTTCGAGACGGTGACCATCGTCCGCAGCGGGCTGTTGGACCACTCGGACTCGCTGGGCGCCGCGGCGCGCTTCGGCGGCGGGGACGTGCAGTGGCTCACGGCCGGCAGCGGCGTGCTGCACTCGGAGATGTTCCCGCTCCTGAAGAAGGACGCGCCCAACCCCGTGGAGCTGTTTCAAATCTGGCTCAACCTGCCGAGCGCCGACAAGCTGGTGGCGCCGCACTTCTCCATGCTCTGGGACCACGCCATCCCGCGCCACGTGGCGAAGGACGAGGCGGGGCGCACCACCGAGGTCACCGTGGTGGCGGGCACGCTGGGGGACGCGAAGCCGCCGTCGCCTCCGCCGAAGTCCTGGGCCGCGCGGGCGGACTCCGACGTGGCCATCTGGACGGTGAAGCTGTCGCCCGGCGCGCGCTGGACGCTGCCCGCCGCCCAGCGCGGCAGCAACCGCTTCGTGTACTTCTTCAAGGGCTCCGCGCTGAAGGTCGGCGGCCGCGACGTCCCCGCCCGGCATGTCCTGCAGCTGCGCCCGGACGCGGACGCGCTGCTGGAGAACGGCCCGGACGAGACGGAGCTGCTCATGCTCCAGGGGCGCCCCATCAACGAGCCCGTCGTGCAGCATGGGCCGTTCGTCATGAATTCGCGGCAGGAGATCGTCCAGGCGTTCAACGACTACCAGCGCACCCAGTTCGGCGGGTGGCCCTGGAAGAGCGACGACCCGGTGCACGCGCGCGAGGAGGGCCGCTTCGCCCGGCACGCGGATGGCCGGCTGGAGCGGCCGGCCTGA
- a CDS encoding MFS transporter → MASALFMEFVDSTALSTALPTLSAAFGTDPIHLKLALTSYILALAVLAPASGWVADRFGPRRVFMVAMSVFLLGSVLCGFSRTLPQLVLFRTLQGLGGALMTPVGRLIVVGSAPREKLVSALSWFTMPALVGPLIGPPIAGLILGVADWPWIFFVNVPVGLLGMLAVARFVPELPQPHPGPFDWKGYAIAAVAITLTIVAVETLGVGLVPPETQLGMALVAVGAGVLYVRHALQRHRPVLDVRLVKVATFRASIAGGGLVRMGLGATPFLLPLLLQVGLGWGPFEAGMMTIGTGFGAMSCKPLAPWVIKRLGFRATLTGSNLAAAVLTAVPAFFRVGTPIPVIVVTLFVSGFVRSLQFTAINAVAYADIPPEKMSQASTMAVVTQQMALSVGISFGALMLHLARGAGELPLTPDRFLMPFIAIGVVSSLAGFLFRRLPEDAGSRIGGRAARAS, encoded by the coding sequence GTGGCGAGCGCGCTGTTCATGGAGTTCGTCGACTCCACCGCGCTGTCCACCGCGCTGCCGACGTTGTCCGCGGCCTTCGGCACGGACCCCATCCACCTCAAGCTGGCGCTGACGTCGTACATCCTGGCCCTGGCCGTGCTCGCGCCGGCGAGCGGCTGGGTGGCGGACCGCTTCGGGCCGCGTCGCGTCTTCATGGTCGCGATGAGCGTCTTCCTGCTGGGCTCGGTGCTGTGCGGCTTCTCGCGCACGCTGCCGCAGTTGGTCCTGTTCCGCACGCTCCAGGGGCTGGGCGGCGCGCTGATGACGCCCGTGGGGAGGCTCATCGTGGTGGGCTCGGCGCCGCGCGAGAAGCTGGTGTCCGCGCTGAGCTGGTTCACCATGCCCGCGCTGGTGGGGCCGCTCATCGGTCCACCCATCGCCGGGCTCATCCTGGGTGTGGCGGACTGGCCGTGGATCTTCTTCGTCAACGTGCCGGTGGGCCTGTTGGGCATGCTCGCGGTGGCGCGCTTCGTGCCGGAGCTTCCGCAGCCGCACCCGGGGCCCTTCGACTGGAAGGGCTATGCCATCGCCGCCGTGGCGATCACCTTGACGATTGTCGCGGTGGAGACCTTGGGCGTGGGGCTGGTGCCTCCGGAGACGCAGCTGGGCATGGCGCTGGTGGCGGTGGGCGCGGGAGTGCTCTACGTGCGCCACGCGCTGCAACGCCATCGGCCGGTGCTGGACGTGCGGCTGGTCAAGGTGGCCACGTTCCGCGCCAGCATCGCGGGCGGAGGGCTGGTGCGCATGGGCCTGGGCGCGACGCCGTTCCTGCTGCCGCTGCTCTTGCAGGTGGGCCTGGGGTGGGGCCCCTTCGAGGCGGGCATGATGACCATCGGCACGGGCTTCGGGGCCATGTCCTGCAAGCCGCTGGCGCCGTGGGTCATCAAGCGCCTGGGCTTCCGCGCCACGCTGACGGGCTCCAACCTGGCCGCCGCGGTGCTGACGGCCGTCCCCGCGTTCTTCCGCGTGGGCACGCCCATCCCGGTCATCGTCGTCACGCTGTTCGTCAGCGGCTTCGTGCGCTCGCTCCAGTTCACCGCCATCAACGCCGTGGCCTACGCGGACATCCCCCCGGAGAAGATGAGCCAGGCGTCGACCATGGCGGTGGTGACGCAGCAGATGGCGTTGAGCGTGGGCATCAGCTTCGGCGCGCTCATGCTGCACCTGGCGCGCGGGGCGGGAGAGCTGCCCCTGACGCCGGACCGCTTCCTGATGCCCTTCATCGCCATTGGCGTGGTGTCCTCGCTGGCGGGGTTCTTGTTCCGCCGGCTGCCCGAGGACGCGGGCTCGCGCATCGGTGGGCGCGCGGCCCGGGCCTCGTGA